In a single window of the Desulfovibrio mangrovi genome:
- a CDS encoding glycosyltransferase, with amino-acid sequence MKTAIIHYWLCNRRGGERVLEALCELFPQADIFTHVHDPQTLDSPVIRRHNVYTTFIDKLPFAKTKYQWYLPLMPLALEQLDLREYDLILSSESGPAKGVLVAPTARHICYCHSPMRYVWDMQPEYFADASIIKKILAAPLLHYLRMWDASTANRVDSFVANSTCIQRRIELCYRREATVIHPPVDVDDFDPTQPRDDFYLLAGELVPYKKPELAVAACNALGKKLVVIGGGPMEERIREMAGPTVQVLGRQPFQVLRDNLARCKALLFPGMEDFGILPVEAMASGAPVIAYGKGGILDSAIDAKTAIFFEQQTAHSLEAAINRFEAAGVEWTAEEIARQVQRFSKKEFLENMKRHISAELKQDI; translated from the coding sequence ATGAAGACAGCGATCATCCACTATTGGCTCTGCAACCGCAGAGGCGGCGAACGTGTTCTGGAAGCATTGTGCGAACTCTTTCCGCAAGCGGACATCTTCACCCATGTCCACGACCCGCAAACGTTGGACTCGCCTGTCATCAGACGACACAACGTCTACACAACCTTCATAGACAAGCTGCCGTTCGCAAAAACCAAATATCAGTGGTACCTGCCGCTCATGCCGCTGGCTCTGGAACAGCTTGACCTCAGGGAATACGACCTCATTCTTTCAAGCGAATCCGGACCGGCCAAGGGCGTTCTGGTTGCTCCCACTGCGAGGCATATCTGCTACTGCCACTCCCCCATGCGCTACGTATGGGACATGCAGCCCGAGTATTTTGCCGACGCCTCCATCATCAAGAAAATCCTCGCCGCCCCGCTGCTGCACTACCTCCGGATGTGGGACGCCTCCACGGCCAACAGGGTGGACTCGTTCGTGGCAAACTCCACGTGCATCCAACGCCGTATCGAGCTTTGCTACCGGCGCGAGGCAACGGTCATCCACCCTCCCGTGGACGTGGACGACTTCGACCCGACGCAGCCACGCGACGATTTTTATCTGCTCGCAGGCGAGCTTGTTCCCTACAAAAAGCCGGAACTGGCCGTTGCCGCCTGCAACGCCCTGGGCAAGAAGCTAGTCGTGATCGGCGGAGGCCCCATGGAAGAACGCATCCGCGAAATGGCCGGCCCGACGGTACAGGTACTCGGAAGGCAGCCCTTTCAGGTGCTCCGGGACAACCTTGCCCGCTGCAAGGCCCTGCTGTTCCCCGGCATGGAAGACTTCGGCATACTCCCTGTGGAGGCCATGGCTTCCGGCGCGCCCGTCATAGCCTACGGCAAAGGGGGCATTCTCGATTCCGCCATAGATGCGAAGACGGCAATCTTCTTTGAACAGCAGACCGCACACAGCCTTGAAGCGGCCATCAATCGATTTGAGGCCGCCGGGGTTGAGTGGACCGCAGAAGAAATAGCACGGCAGGTTCAACGGTTCTCCAAAAAAGAGTTCCTGGAGAACATGAAACGCCATATCAGCGCCGAGCTGAAGCAAGATATTTAG
- a CDS encoding DNA-3-methyladenine glycosylase I yields the protein MIRQPRCPWAESNELMTRYHDEEWGVPVRDDNTHFAFLTLESAQAGLSWNTILQRREGYRAAFLDFDPVAVGNLTQDDVERLMMDARIIRNRLKITATINNALRFQEVQAACGSFTEYIWGFVDGRAVQNEWKRMEQLPASTPLSDAFAKDLKKRGFKFVGTTTVYAHLQAAGLVNDHLVSCFRYACIRSLGEQDM from the coding sequence ATGATCAGGCAACCACGCTGCCCATGGGCTGAAAGCAACGAACTGATGACCCGCTATCATGACGAGGAATGGGGCGTTCCCGTTCGTGACGACAACACCCATTTTGCCTTTCTCACACTGGAAAGCGCACAGGCGGGGCTGAGCTGGAACACCATTCTGCAACGTCGCGAAGGGTACCGCGCAGCCTTTCTGGACTTCGATCCCGTTGCGGTCGGCAATCTCACGCAAGACGATGTGGAGCGGCTCATGATGGATGCACGCATCATCCGCAACCGGCTCAAGATAACCGCAACCATTAACAACGCCCTGCGCTTTCAGGAAGTGCAAGCCGCCTGCGGTTCCTTTACGGAATACATTTGGGGTTTCGTGGACGGCCGTGCCGTGCAGAATGAATGGAAACGCATGGAGCAGCTTCCCGCATCCACCCCCCTTTCCGATGCTTTCGCCAAAGACCTGAAGAAACGCGGCTTCAAGTTCGTAGGCACCACCACAGTGTATGCGCATCTGCAGGCTGCCGGACTGGTCAACGACCATCTGGTGAGCTGCTTCCGGTATGCCTGTATTCGCAGTCTCGGTGAACAGGACATGTAG
- a CDS encoding methyl-accepting chemotaxis protein gives MRNSIKAKVVVGLLLVIVLSVGLMFAITAYDINKQSRESFVDFAAKELEQVDNAVTLFLDQSKLNANMMAMHPLILQIDDTLTTYKDTKEDIKAEIRDDDELGKQLREFLKIVKDSHDSYMEVYLGTKFGGFIESYPVDMPAGYNPTKRPWYKEAASSPNKPIVSKAYMSTNGEATISVARAVLLKGQPHAVVAMDIGLGVLTDMVQAIKLGKTGFVMMVQDDGVVIANPLDKETNFKNVSELKEPAYAYMFSVQSGEVSVSLNGVDYVGSVFTSPALGWKFFGLVEKSEVMANVYNVIGDLTFVFIICLLVIGLFIWFFIEFTTVRPLTTVVGFLNDISEGRYNRQLETRTMDEMGKIFASLNSMAKRLSENMSEITRKTEDAEDKARAAEAATQQAHEALEKAQKARAEGMLHAATQLEAVVAAISHATMEISDKTGGIRRGTETQRDRLQTTATAMEEMNATVLEVAQNASNAADKGSTVRDRAQEGAKIVDQSIKAMNSTQQQAEALNADMAQLDEQAKAIGNIMTVISDIADQTNLLALNAAIEAARAGEAGRGFAVVADEVRKLAEKTMHATQEVGSSIQSIQRVAANNVSAMKAAVKDLEHATTLANSSGSTLSQIVMGTEESAGQIQSIATAAEEQSAASEEITHAIEEINSIAMDTASSVEEATDALRELSGQTEQLVKLIKELKREGGK, from the coding sequence ATGCGTAATTCGATCAAAGCCAAGGTTGTAGTAGGGTTGCTGCTTGTCATCGTGCTGTCTGTGGGGCTCATGTTCGCCATCACGGCATATGACATCAACAAACAGTCGCGAGAGAGTTTCGTTGACTTCGCAGCCAAGGAACTGGAACAAGTGGACAACGCCGTCACCCTGTTCCTTGATCAGTCGAAATTGAATGCCAACATGATGGCCATGCATCCTCTCATCCTGCAGATTGATGACACTCTGACCACCTACAAGGACACCAAAGAAGACATCAAGGCGGAGATCCGTGACGACGACGAACTTGGCAAGCAGCTGCGCGAGTTCCTCAAGATCGTCAAGGACAGCCATGACAGCTATATGGAGGTCTATCTCGGCACCAAGTTCGGCGGCTTTATCGAATCCTATCCGGTCGACATGCCCGCCGGCTACAATCCCACCAAGCGCCCGTGGTACAAGGAAGCCGCATCTTCTCCCAACAAGCCCATCGTTTCCAAGGCGTACATGTCCACCAACGGCGAGGCCACCATCAGTGTTGCCAGAGCCGTTCTGCTCAAGGGCCAGCCGCACGCAGTCGTAGCCATGGACATCGGCCTTGGCGTACTGACCGACATGGTGCAGGCCATCAAGCTGGGCAAGACCGGTTTCGTCATGATGGTACAGGATGACGGCGTCGTCATCGCCAACCCACTGGACAAGGAAACCAACTTCAAGAACGTCTCTGAACTCAAGGAGCCTGCCTACGCCTACATGTTCAGCGTTCAAAGCGGCGAAGTCTCTGTTTCCCTGAACGGCGTGGACTATGTGGGCAGCGTTTTCACCTCGCCCGCTCTCGGCTGGAAATTCTTCGGCCTCGTGGAAAAGTCCGAGGTCATGGCCAACGTCTATAACGTTATCGGTGACCTGACGTTTGTTTTCATCATCTGTCTGCTGGTCATCGGCCTGTTCATCTGGTTCTTCATCGAGTTCACCACGGTACGCCCGCTGACAACAGTTGTGGGCTTCCTCAATGACATTTCCGAAGGAAGGTACAACAGACAGCTCGAAACACGCACCATGGACGAAATGGGCAAGATTTTCGCTTCATTGAACAGCATGGCAAAACGCCTCTCGGAAAACATGAGCGAAATCACCCGCAAGACCGAGGATGCGGAAGACAAGGCCCGCGCGGCAGAAGCAGCCACGCAGCAGGCACACGAAGCACTTGAAAAGGCTCAGAAGGCCCGTGCCGAAGGCATGCTGCACGCGGCAACCCAGCTGGAAGCGGTAGTGGCCGCCATTTCCCACGCCACCATGGAAATCTCCGACAAGACCGGCGGCATCCGCAGGGGCACCGAAACCCAGCGTGACCGCCTGCAGACCACGGCCACGGCCATGGAAGAAATGAACGCCACCGTTCTTGAAGTGGCACAGAACGCAAGCAACGCCGCGGACAAGGGCTCCACGGTGCGCGACAGGGCACAGGAAGGCGCCAAGATCGTGGACCAGTCCATCAAGGCCATGAACTCCACGCAGCAGCAGGCCGAAGCCCTGAACGCCGACATGGCGCAGCTGGACGAACAGGCCAAGGCAATCGGCAACATCATGACGGTTATCTCCGACATCGCCGATCAGACCAACCTGCTGGCCCTGAACGCCGCCATCGAGGCCGCCCGTGCCGGTGAAGCAGGCCGCGGCTTTGCCGTTGTTGCGGACGAAGTGCGCAAACTGGCGGAAAAGACCATGCACGCCACGCAGGAAGTGGGCTCGTCCATCCAGTCCATCCAGCGCGTTGCGGCCAACAACGTTTCCGCCATGAAGGCGGCCGTGAAGGATCTGGAGCATGCAACCACGCTGGCCAACTCCTCCGGCTCCACACTTTCGCAGATCGTAATGGGTACCGAAGAATCCGCAGGCCAGATCCAGTCCATTGCCACGGCAGCCGAAGAACAGTCGGCGGCTTCGGAAGAGATCACCCATGCCATTGAAGAGATCAACAGCATCGCCATGGATACGGCCTCCAGCGTTGAAGAGGCGACGGATGCCCTGCGCGAGCTCTCCGGCCAGACCGAGCAGCTCGTCAAACTCATCAAGGAACTGAAGCGCGAAGGCGGCAAATAG